Proteins encoded in a region of the Salinicoccus sp. RF5 genome:
- a CDS encoding ABC transporter ATP-binding protein codes for MGSISFKSVNKKYDDKFHAVKNFDLEVEDGEFVVFVGPSGCGKSTTLRMLAGLEEISSGEIWIENKKVNNVEPKNRDISMVFQNYALYPHMNAYDNMAFSLKLRKTDKKEIERKVMEAANILGITELLEKKPKAMSGGQRQRIALGRSIVRDPAVFLMDEPLSNLDAKLRVQMRSELTKLHKNLNATVVYVTHDQTEAMTMASRIVVLNAGEIQQVGAPRDIYENPRNRFVAEFIGSPSMNVVEVELEGNTIKWGDFRIEIPKGKLNKIKDYNKDRMLLGIRPEDIHDEPIFMENTTNNKINLKIDTVELLGAETIIFGRVNGDEVKVKLDSRFEYTVGDKIELAIDQNKMSFFDIDTEEAL; via the coding sequence ATGGGATCAATAAGCTTCAAATCAGTAAATAAGAAATATGATGACAAATTTCATGCAGTGAAGAATTTTGACCTTGAGGTGGAAGACGGCGAGTTCGTCGTCTTTGTAGGACCTTCAGGCTGTGGAAAATCGACGACTCTCAGAATGCTGGCAGGACTTGAAGAGATTTCATCTGGGGAAATTTGGATTGAGAATAAGAAGGTCAATAACGTGGAACCGAAAAACAGGGATATTTCCATGGTGTTCCAAAACTATGCACTTTATCCGCACATGAACGCCTATGACAATATGGCATTCTCACTCAAACTCCGTAAAACGGATAAAAAGGAAATTGAACGAAAGGTGATGGAAGCAGCAAATATACTCGGTATTACCGAACTCCTTGAGAAGAAACCAAAAGCGATGTCCGGTGGTCAGAGGCAGCGGATTGCCCTTGGCAGGAGCATCGTAAGGGATCCTGCTGTATTCCTTATGGATGAACCCCTATCTAACCTCGATGCCAAACTTCGTGTTCAGATGAGGTCCGAGCTAACCAAACTGCACAAGAACTTAAATGCCACTGTCGTTTATGTTACCCATGATCAGACGGAAGCGATGACAATGGCAAGCCGTATCGTTGTATTGAATGCTGGGGAGATTCAACAAGTCGGTGCACCTCGCGACATATACGAAAATCCAAGAAACAGATTCGTCGCAGAGTTCATCGGCAGTCCTTCCATGAATGTCGTCGAGGTGGAGCTCGAGGGGAACACCATCAAATGGGGAGACTTCAGAATAGAGATTCCGAAAGGTAAATTGAATAAGATTAAAGATTACAACAAGGACCGTATGCTCCTCGGCATCCGGCCGGAAGATATACACGATGAACCGATTTTCATGGAGAACACAACCAACAACAAGATCAACCTGAAGATCGATACGGTTGAGCTTCTAGGTGCAGAAACGATCATCTTTGGAAGGGTCAATGGGGACGAAGTAAAAGTGAAGCTGGATTCAAGATTCGAATATACAGTGGGGGATAAAATCGAACTTGCAATCGATCAGAACAAGATGTCATTCTTCGACATCGATACTGAGGAAGCCTTATGA
- a CDS encoding glycoside hydrolase family 2 protein, translating into MRKMYPRPDFQREEWISLNGQWELRFDDTDQGIKEKWGKGFEGNHKITVPFAYQAELSNVDEKENHDILWYQKKFDITDKSKSYILNFGAVDYEAIIFVNGERIGSHIGGHSSFNFDITPYVEKGENLLVIRVYDPMTDETIPRGKQYWKLEPEYIFYTRTSGIWQSVWIDILSREHLDAFKFTPDIDRGTVNIKTYFDNVIHDKNRKVKLKISFEDQLISEDISTINSRFFSRDIDVRNLFTERSNIHNDGWYWTPENPNLFDVTIELLDETFKTLDRVETYFGMRKVEVLDGKFMLNNKAYYQKLVLDQGYFPKGLMTAPEDDDLKRDIELAKEMGFNGARKHQKVEDPIFLYWADKLGFLVWGEMANAAEYDEGYVERMNKEWIEVIERDYNHPSIVTWVPLNESWGISRVAHEKKQQDHSLSMYHLTKSLDNTRPVLSNEGWEHTQSDICGIHNYLDETDIRNHYQDVDSALSHTPANRLIYARGYEYNNVPIMITEYGGIAYVIDDKGWGYSSVDSEEALIEGYRELTEAIGESPVLHGYCYTQLTDVEQEINGLLTYDRKPKCDLQKIKEINDSVSHSN; encoded by the coding sequence ATGAGAAAAATGTATCCAAGACCAGATTTCCAAAGAGAAGAGTGGATTAGTTTAAATGGTCAATGGGAGCTTAGATTTGATGATACAGACCAAGGGATTAAGGAAAAATGGGGGAAAGGGTTTGAGGGTAACCATAAGATTACAGTCCCCTTTGCCTATCAAGCAGAATTGAGCAACGTCGATGAAAAGGAAAACCATGATATATTATGGTACCAGAAAAAATTTGATATCACCGATAAATCGAAATCCTATATCCTCAATTTCGGCGCAGTCGATTATGAAGCTATCATATTCGTCAATGGGGAGCGGATTGGCTCACATATCGGGGGGCATTCATCTTTCAATTTTGATATTACGCCCTATGTGGAGAAGGGTGAAAACCTTCTTGTCATTCGTGTTTATGATCCAATGACCGATGAAACGATTCCACGGGGCAAACAATATTGGAAATTGGAACCAGAATACATCTTCTATACACGTACATCCGGTATATGGCAATCTGTTTGGATTGATATTCTTAGCAGAGAGCATCTGGATGCATTCAAGTTTACGCCAGATATAGATAGAGGGACAGTAAATATCAAAACATATTTTGACAATGTCATTCACGATAAGAACAGGAAAGTTAAGCTGAAAATTTCATTCGAAGACCAGCTGATTTCAGAAGATATCAGCACAATCAACAGTCGATTCTTCTCACGCGACATTGATGTCAGAAATCTCTTTACCGAAAGAAGTAACATTCATAACGACGGCTGGTACTGGACACCTGAGAATCCTAACCTGTTCGACGTAACCATTGAGCTTTTGGATGAAACCTTTAAAACTCTGGATAGAGTAGAAACATATTTTGGGATGCGGAAAGTGGAAGTGTTGGACGGCAAATTTATGCTGAACAACAAGGCATATTATCAGAAACTTGTCCTTGATCAAGGGTACTTTCCAAAAGGCTTGATGACAGCTCCAGAAGATGATGATCTCAAGAGGGATATTGAACTGGCAAAAGAGATGGGATTTAATGGTGCCCGTAAACACCAGAAGGTGGAGGATCCTATATTCCTCTATTGGGCAGATAAGCTCGGCTTTCTCGTCTGGGGAGAGATGGCCAATGCTGCTGAGTATGATGAAGGTTACGTTGAGCGTATGAACAAGGAATGGATCGAGGTCATCGAGCGTGATTACAACCACCCTTCCATCGTCACCTGGGTTCCGCTCAATGAAAGCTGGGGAATCTCACGAGTTGCCCATGAAAAGAAGCAGCAAGATCATTCATTGTCTATGTATCACCTTACCAAGTCTCTAGACAACACTCGACCGGTCTTGTCCAACGAAGGATGGGAGCATACCCAATCCGACATATGCGGAATCCATAACTACCTAGATGAAACAGATATACGCAATCATTATCAGGATGTGGACAGTGCCCTATCTCATACACCTGCAAACCGTCTCATCTATGCACGTGGGTATGAGTATAATAACGTTCCGATTATGATTACGGAGTATGGAGGCATCGCCTATGTCATTGATGACAAAGGTTGGGGCTATTCAAGTGTCGATTCCGAGGAGGCATTGATTGAAGGCTACAGAGAGCTGACAGAAGCAATCGGCGAAAGCCCGGTACTGCATGGCTACTGTTATACCCAACTTACAGATGTGGAACAGGAGATAAATGGCCTGTTGACATATGACAGGAAGCCTAAATGCGACTTGCAAAAAATCAAAGAGATCAACGACAGTGTAAGTCATTCTAACTAA
- the galE gene encoding UDP-glucose 4-epimerase GalE, with product MSILVLGGAGYIGSHAVKKLVEQGEDVIVVDNLSTGYRKAVDARAKFYECDIADGSAMDAVFNENDIKGVFHFAAFSLVGESMEQPLKYFQNNTGTMLTLLEKLNEHDVKHLVFSSTAAVYGEPEEVPIHEEVPKHPSSPYGDSKLMMEKIISWVSRTTDLNFVSLRYFNVAGASKDSTIGESHDPETHLIPIVLERVLGKREKLYVFGNDYDTKDGTCIRDYIHVEDLIDAHILALKYLMDGGNSNIFNLGYNRGYSILEIIKAAEKVTGQKIEFEYRDRRAGDPSILIADSGKAMDTLGWQPKHNKIHEIIADAWNWHQKNPDGWMTDEKAD from the coding sequence ATGAGTATTCTTGTATTGGGAGGTGCCGGATATATTGGCTCCCATGCGGTAAAAAAATTGGTTGAACAGGGGGAAGATGTCATTGTAGTCGATAATCTGTCGACCGGCTATAGGAAGGCAGTGGACGCGCGGGCAAAGTTTTATGAGTGTGACATTGCGGATGGATCTGCAATGGATGCAGTATTCAATGAAAATGACATTAAAGGGGTCTTCCATTTTGCAGCGTTCTCGCTTGTCGGCGAATCTATGGAACAACCATTGAAATATTTTCAAAATAATACAGGCACGATGCTGACATTGCTGGAAAAGCTGAATGAACATGATGTGAAACACCTGGTGTTCAGTTCTACGGCAGCCGTATATGGCGAACCTGAGGAAGTGCCAATCCACGAAGAGGTGCCGAAGCATCCTTCCAGTCCATATGGAGACTCCAAACTCATGATGGAGAAAATCATCAGTTGGGTAAGCAGAACTACTGATCTGAACTTCGTTTCACTCAGGTATTTTAATGTAGCAGGAGCGAGCAAGGATTCAACAATCGGGGAGTCCCATGATCCTGAAACGCACCTGATTCCAATAGTCCTTGAGCGGGTGCTTGGAAAGCGGGAAAAATTATATGTATTCGGAAATGACTATGATACAAAAGATGGGACTTGCATCCGAGACTACATTCATGTGGAAGATCTCATCGATGCTCATATACTGGCGCTTAAGTATTTGATGGATGGGGGCAATTCGAATATTTTCAATCTCGGTTACAACCGTGGCTATTCGATCCTTGAAATCATAAAAGCGGCTGAGAAGGTGACAGGGCAGAAAATAGAGTTCGAATACCGTGACAGACGTGCAGGTGATCCTTCTATCCTTATTGCTGATTCAGGTAAGGCGATGGATACATTGGGATGGCAGCCGAAACATAATAAAATACATGAAATCATAGCTGATGCCTGGAATTGGCATCAAAAAAATCCAGATGGGTGGATGACCGATGAAAAAGCTGATTGA
- a CDS encoding YdcF family protein produces the protein MKIMKIRILIILFCISLMLIVVSIIDSFEHGYTDQPVESDLIVMLGDGEDSRMQQAAHLYYEGYADHVLIIPVVESDDLNQSTALAMEYGIPEETLILEYEAISTYTKATITMDIMEQRDMDSALIVTSDWHIKRTKYIYDKLNDGRFDFKYISALPFQDGRWHEGGDGFYVWYSEYIKLWVYRMGIYWWSE, from the coding sequence ATGAAAATTATGAAAATAAGGATATTAATCATTCTGTTCTGCATTTCATTGATGCTGATTGTCGTATCCATCATAGACAGCTTTGAACACGGCTATACGGATCAGCCTGTAGAGAGTGATCTGATTGTAATGCTTGGAGACGGCGAAGACTCAAGGATGCAACAGGCCGCACACCTCTACTACGAAGGTTATGCAGATCATGTCCTGATTATTCCAGTTGTCGAGTCCGACGACCTCAACCAGAGTACAGCACTCGCAATGGAGTACGGCATCCCCGAAGAAACACTGATATTGGAATACGAAGCGATCAGCACATACACCAAAGCCACAATAACCATGGACATCATGGAACAGCGCGATATGGACTCCGCACTCATCGTCACGAGCGACTGGCACATCAAACGCACCAAGTACATCTATGACAAGCTGAATGATGGCCGCTTCGACTTCAAATATATATCGGCGCTGCCCTTCCAAGATGGCAGATGGCATGAAGGCGGCGATGGTTTCTATGTCTGGTACAGTGAATACATCAAACTGTGGGTGTACAGGATGGGGATATACTGGTGGAGTGAGTAG
- a CDS encoding ROK family transcriptional regulator: protein MERATFENMKMRNKNLVLNYIRKNDGISRAEIAQQTGLTPPTVSSLVKVLLDENIIYESSIGASKGGRKPRLLKLNDEDNKVIGIYIGPKTLEAVVTNLRGDVESVEKHSIESSIDKKALKTLIIDVIRHVMKPSHNYLGIGIAMHGFVDVETNTSLYAPLLLNIKGFNFNFITETFGIPIHVENDVRCKLWGEVSKIESDHNNIVYINLGHGVGGAIMIDGQLYNGSHNHAGEIGHSIIEVNGRQCECGRKGCLQAYVSGLSIADSAQQKKIISEGETAKELLRLADQGDVEAKAHISTIGTYLGTSINNQMNMLDPDLIILGGGISNLYSHFKDELRKTIANENVSTNFGTPEIKIGEIKDSASSQGAALLILEQIFNS, encoded by the coding sequence TTGGAAAGAGCAACATTTGAAAATATGAAAATGAGAAACAAGAACCTGGTACTGAACTATATTCGCAAAAATGACGGCATCAGCCGAGCAGAAATTGCCCAACAGACCGGTTTGACTCCTCCTACCGTAAGCTCACTTGTAAAAGTGCTGCTCGATGAAAATATAATCTATGAGTCAAGCATCGGTGCTTCGAAGGGCGGCAGAAAGCCTAGGTTACTGAAACTCAATGATGAAGATAACAAAGTCATCGGCATCTATATTGGACCGAAGACACTCGAAGCAGTAGTCACCAACTTGCGCGGTGATGTAGAAAGTGTAGAAAAGCACAGTATAGAAAGCTCCATTGATAAAAAAGCACTGAAAACACTCATTATCGATGTAATCCGACATGTAATGAAACCTTCACACAACTATCTTGGGATAGGCATAGCGATGCATGGTTTCGTCGATGTTGAAACAAACACATCCCTCTATGCGCCCCTATTGCTTAATATTAAAGGTTTCAATTTCAATTTCATTACAGAAACGTTCGGCATTCCCATCCATGTAGAAAATGATGTGCGATGTAAACTTTGGGGAGAGGTATCTAAGATAGAATCAGATCATAACAACATCGTCTACATTAATCTTGGCCACGGTGTCGGTGGGGCCATCATGATCGATGGCCAGCTATATAATGGCAGTCATAACCATGCCGGTGAAATTGGCCATTCAATCATCGAGGTCAATGGACGCCAATGCGAATGCGGCAGGAAAGGATGTCTTCAAGCCTATGTATCTGGACTGAGCATCGCAGATAGTGCCCAGCAGAAAAAGATCATAAGTGAAGGCGAAACAGCGAAAGAACTTCTCCGTCTGGCAGATCAAGGAGATGTTGAAGCTAAAGCACATATTTCTACCATAGGTACTTATCTTGGAACTTCCATCAATAATCAAATGAATATGTTGGATCCTGATCTCATCATACTGGGTGGCGGCATCAGTAACCTCTACAGTCATTTTAAGGATGAGCTTCGTAAGACTATCGCAAATGAGAATGTCTCTACAAACTTTGGTACCCCTGAAATAAAAATTGGAGAAATCAAGGACTCAGCTTCTTCGCAAGGAGCGGCGTTACTGATTCTCGAACAGATATTCAATTCCTAA
- a CDS encoding galactokinase, producing the protein MERNLLFEVHKEIHHYYPEEKIFFSPGRINLIGEHLDYNGGTVFPGAINLGTYAVIGMRKDSRVRVYSHNFPDSGIVDIELSHIGESSEYGWASYVAGAFKLMGEEVELSHGLDITINGTLPNRSGLSSSASIELLMVYIISDVYGATLSRFEMAEIGRRVENDYLGLPSGIMDQFAIAFGHDRSAIALDCKTMEYSLHEYMEDEHEFVVINTNKPRELISSEYKNRKTECEAALEELNRFNAGAKQYLCDYNLEDLNASREGLSSDVFYLRAHHVIDENERTLKAIEAFDKSDFKLFGALMYESHDSLKRMYEVTGKELDQIVDTAKQLDYVLGARMTGAGFGGSAIALIEKGRFDDFKEAIEADYNERIGYAPSLYPVRLSTGPSIISERGAGI; encoded by the coding sequence ATGGAGCGAAATCTGCTTTTTGAAGTACATAAAGAGATTCATCACTATTACCCAGAAGAGAAAATCTTCTTTTCTCCAGGACGGATTAATCTGATTGGAGAGCATCTTGACTATAATGGGGGAACGGTTTTTCCGGGAGCAATCAATCTGGGAACCTATGCTGTCATCGGTATGAGGAAGGATTCCAGAGTCCGGGTATATTCGCATAATTTCCCGGATTCTGGAATCGTGGATATAGAGCTTTCCCACATAGGGGAAAGCAGTGAATATGGCTGGGCAAGTTATGTTGCTGGTGCATTCAAGTTGATGGGTGAAGAGGTCGAGCTATCCCATGGTCTGGATATCACTATTAATGGGACTCTGCCAAACAGAAGCGGCCTGTCTTCTTCAGCTTCAATCGAACTGCTTATGGTTTACATCATCAGCGACGTCTATGGTGCGACACTCTCAAGGTTTGAAATGGCCGAAATCGGGAGACGGGTGGAGAATGATTACCTGGGTCTGCCGAGTGGCATAATGGATCAGTTTGCCATCGCCTTCGGACATGATCGTTCAGCGATCGCCCTCGATTGTAAGACTATGGAATACAGCCTCCATGAGTATATGGAGGATGAACATGAATTCGTCGTCATCAATACTAATAAACCGAGGGAATTGATCAGTTCCGAGTATAAGAACAGGAAAACCGAGTGCGAAGCAGCATTGGAGGAATTAAACCGGTTTAACGCTGGTGCCAAACAATATTTGTGTGATTATAACCTTGAAGATCTTAATGCAAGCCGTGAAGGATTAAGTAGTGACGTGTTTTACTTGCGTGCTCATCATGTCATCGACGAGAATGAGCGTACTCTGAAGGCAATTGAAGCATTTGATAAGTCAGACTTTAAATTGTTCGGAGCGTTGATGTATGAGTCGCATGATTCCTTGAAGAGGATGTATGAAGTCACCGGCAAGGAATTGGATCAGATAGTGGACACGGCGAAACAGCTTGACTATGTCCTTGGAGCAAGAATGACAGGTGCGGGTTTCGGTGGAAGTGCTATCGCCCTTATTGAAAAGGGACGGTTTGACGATTTTAAAGAAGCAATTGAAGCGGATTATAATGAGCGTATTGGTTATGCTCCAAGTCTCTATCCGGTTCGACTTTCCACAGGACCGTCAATCATTTCTGAAAGAGGTGCAGGTATATGA
- a CDS encoding aldose epimerase family protein encodes MKVDIVSSFTEEEKELTTITISNKGKSVTLLNFGARITSWVVPDKDGTFEDIVLGHEAPHDYLTNPYYFGAAIGRVAGRIRDGKAQLEKQTLDLTKNDDGNHLHGGNYGFDRLFYTYDIIQNDNAVTIHFSSRLEHMSDGYPGNLDIKISYTYTIDDLLIIDYTLSTDQDTLVNPTNHMYINLNGNLKCDILNHRMNLGGKKFGTVDESVMPTSKNGIIESSNEILPLADIIKSDNPQFKQFNGLDHPFIIEDERLIVQTQNGRTLSVETEDPVVVIFTCNDFDFKDSSEKHFYQHCGLTLEAQLPPDDINSNPASKTILKAGKTFKKRTAYQFNIQ; translated from the coding sequence ATGAAAGTCGATATAGTAAGCTCTTTCACCGAAGAGGAGAAAGAACTGACAACAATAACCATTTCAAATAAGGGGAAAAGTGTCACACTCCTCAATTTCGGTGCACGCATCACCAGCTGGGTTGTACCTGACAAGGACGGTACATTTGAAGATATAGTGCTCGGGCACGAAGCCCCTCACGATTACCTCACCAACCCCTACTACTTCGGAGCGGCAATTGGGAGAGTGGCCGGCAGAATCAGGGATGGTAAAGCACAGCTTGAAAAGCAAACCCTAGACCTCACCAAAAATGATGATGGCAACCATCTTCATGGAGGAAACTACGGCTTTGATCGTCTATTCTATACTTATGACATCATTCAGAATGACAATGCCGTCACCATACATTTCAGCAGCAGACTGGAACATATGTCAGATGGTTACCCAGGCAATCTGGACATCAAGATTTCCTACACGTATACGATCGATGACCTTCTCATCATTGATTACACTCTCTCAACAGATCAGGATACACTGGTCAACCCGACAAATCATATGTATATAAACCTCAATGGGAACCTGAAATGCGACATATTGAATCATCGTATGAATTTGGGTGGAAAGAAGTTCGGAACAGTTGATGAATCCGTTATGCCAACAAGTAAAAATGGTATAATTGAAAGCAGTAACGAAATACTACCACTTGCTGATATCATCAAATCAGACAATCCTCAGTTCAAACAGTTCAATGGCCTTGACCATCCATTCATAATTGAAGACGAACGACTGATAGTACAGACGCAAAACGGCAGAACTCTCAGTGTAGAAACTGAAGATCCTGTCGTGGTGATATTCACTTGCAATGATTTTGATTTTAAAGATTCATCAGAAAAACATTTTTATCAGCATTGTGGACTGACATTGGAAGCACAACTGCCTCCGGATGACATCAATAGTAATCCTGCTTCAAAGACAATACTTAAGGCTGGAAAAACATTCAAAAAGCGCACAGCATATCAATTCAATATACAATGA
- a CDS encoding family 43 glycosylhydrolase, with product MKKIVISIIGVLFIAVIAAGLLLLNRDKGYTNPVFEPTLADPTVIESDDGYFYAYGTEDYLDEEKGQPNIPIIRSKDLIEWEFVGQALEEKPDWKDEGFLWAPEIVKFGDQYNLYYSYSIWGDPNPGIGMAVADTPEGPFTDKGVIFKSEEIGVSNSIDPFVVQGETNYLFWGSFHGIYGIELEDDGFTTTGDKFQIAGDAFEATYIFEKDDEFHFIGSTGSCCEGIASQYQLEIAKADDIRGPYLNKEGEDIMESRGTVLLDGNDSGVGKTFVGPGHTTMIVDDNEEHWLLYHAIDTDEPYLPMGATRRPLMMSPLAFEDGWPAMETEEPQSEVNRSPQVD from the coding sequence ATGAAGAAAATTGTCATTTCGATAATCGGTGTACTGTTTATTGCAGTGATAGCAGCCGGTCTTTTACTTTTAAATAGGGACAAAGGCTACACAAATCCGGTTTTTGAACCTACTTTGGCAGATCCGACAGTGATTGAATCAGATGATGGCTACTTCTATGCGTATGGTACAGAGGACTACCTTGACGAAGAGAAAGGGCAACCAAATATCCCCATCATCCGGTCGAAAGACTTGATTGAATGGGAGTTTGTCGGACAGGCACTCGAGGAAAAACCAGACTGGAAAGATGAGGGTTTCCTATGGGCACCTGAAATAGTCAAATTCGGCGACCAGTACAATCTTTATTATTCGTATTCCATATGGGGTGATCCGAATCCTGGAATCGGAATGGCTGTAGCTGACACTCCTGAGGGCCCTTTTACAGATAAAGGAGTGATATTCAAGAGTGAAGAAATCGGTGTATCGAATTCCATCGATCCCTTTGTCGTTCAAGGGGAAACGAACTATCTTTTCTGGGGCAGTTTCCACGGGATATATGGCATAGAACTCGAGGATGATGGATTTACGACAACAGGAGACAAGTTCCAAATTGCCGGTGATGCATTCGAAGCGACATACATCTTCGAAAAAGACGATGAATTCCATTTCATCGGTTCGACAGGAAGCTGTTGTGAGGGTATAGCAAGCCAATACCAGTTGGAAATCGCAAAAGCGGATGATATCAGAGGACCCTACTTGAACAAGGAAGGTGAAGATATCATGGAGAGTCGGGGCACAGTATTGCTGGACGGCAATGATTCAGGCGTAGGGAAGACCTTCGTCGGGCCTGGACATACTACAATGATAGTTGATGATAATGAAGAGCACTGGCTCCTATATCACGCAATAGATACTGATGAACCTTACCTTCCCATGGGTGCCACAAGAAGACCTCTCATGATGAGTCCTTTAGCATTTGAGGATGGTTGGCCTGCAATGGAAACAGAGGAACCACAATCAGAAGTGAATAGAAGTCCACAAGTCGATTGA
- a CDS encoding UDP-glucose--hexose-1-phosphate uridylyltransferase (catalyzes the formation of alpha-D-glucose 1-phosphate and UDP-galactose from UDP-glucose and alpha-D-galactose 1-phosphate in galactose metabolism) has product MKKLIDQIIDQAIELELVEARDRTYLHNQMMGYIPEKLFFESEEVLKSDSNTLIEKIVERLAESKVIEDKVYVKDLTAANMMNLMIPKPSVIEERFHRLMQEGTVRATDDFYAISLFSNYIQKNRIRQNISFSSNSDKGPLELTINLSKPEKTTEEIREAQNNKKEDDDYPKCLLCKENEGYIGHINHPPRSNHRIVGIEMGGNEWYFQFSPYSYYSEHSIVFSKNHTPMKIGAHTFRNLTDFVDQFPHYFIGSNADLPIVGGSMLSHEHYQAGRHVFPIEKAPSFFEHEVNEVTYELLKWPLSTIRISGRNKEAVIRRSVEMTEAWKQYDNEALGILSHTDAPHNTVTPIVRKMKDKYHIYLILRNNRTTEERPEGLFHVDPEDFHIKRENIGLIEAMGLAVLPARLKQDAEELEASFKNGEKIDTVHDEWVEAWKKKYEANHIKENFEQVFKKELGLKFRKILEACGVFKDEKTFKVFFKEVTGD; this is encoded by the coding sequence ATGAAAAAGCTGATTGATCAGATCATAGACCAGGCAATAGAGCTGGAGCTTGTCGAAGCACGTGACCGTACGTATCTTCATAATCAGATGATGGGCTATATACCTGAGAAATTGTTTTTTGAATCTGAAGAAGTTTTAAAAAGTGATTCGAATACCTTGATAGAAAAAATTGTTGAAAGGCTTGCAGAAAGTAAGGTGATAGAAGATAAAGTGTATGTAAAGGACCTTACAGCAGCCAATATGATGAATTTAATGATTCCAAAACCTTCAGTCATCGAAGAACGGTTTCATCGTCTGATGCAGGAAGGAACTGTCAGGGCAACAGACGATTTCTATGCCATTTCCTTGTTCTCCAATTATATACAGAAGAATAGGATCAGACAGAACATTTCATTCTCGAGCAATTCCGATAAGGGTCCTTTGGAGTTGACGATCAATCTATCCAAACCGGAAAAAACGACAGAAGAAATAAGGGAAGCGCAGAACAATAAAAAAGAAGACGATGATTACCCAAAATGCCTGTTGTGCAAAGAAAATGAGGGATACATCGGTCATATCAACCACCCTCCGAGATCTAACCATAGGATTGTAGGCATAGAAATGGGCGGGAATGAATGGTACTTCCAGTTCTCCCCGTATTCCTACTATAGTGAGCATAGCATCGTATTTTCGAAAAATCATACTCCTATGAAGATTGGTGCGCATACATTCAGAAATCTGACTGATTTCGTCGACCAATTTCCACACTATTTCATAGGCTCGAATGCCGATTTGCCTATAGTGGGAGGGAGCATGCTGTCGCATGAGCATTATCAGGCTGGACGGCATGTCTTCCCAATCGAGAAAGCTCCGTCCTTCTTTGAACATGAAGTAAATGAGGTGACTTATGAACTTTTGAAGTGGCCTTTGTCTACCATACGCATTTCTGGAAGGAACAAGGAAGCGGTAATCAGAAGGTCTGTAGAGATGACAGAAGCTTGGAAGCAATACGATAATGAAGCGCTTGGCATCCTCTCACATACAGATGCACCGCACAACACAGTGACACCCATAGTCCGAAAAATGAAAGATAAGTATCATATATACCTTATCTTGCGCAATAATAGGACGACTGAAGAAAGACCGGAAGGACTGTTTCATGTTGACCCTGAAGATTTTCACATCAAGCGGGAAAATATTGGACTCATTGAAGCGATGGGATTAGCAGTATTGCCTGCACGTCTAAAGCAGGATGCTGAAGAGTTGGAAGCGTCATTCAAAAATGGTGAAAAAATCGATACTGTCCACGATGAGTGGGTGGAAGCTTGGAAGAAGAAATATGAAGCTAATCACATCAAAGAAAACTTTGAACAGGTTTTTAAGAAAGAACTCGGATTGAAGTTCAGAAAGATACTCGAGGCATGTGGTGTCTTCAAAGACGAGAAGACGTTCAAGGTCTTCTTTAAAGAAGTTACTGGAGATTAG